The Mycolicibacterium mucogenicum DSM 44124 genomic sequence TTGTCGAACAGCACTTGCCAGTAGGCACGGCCTTCGGGATCCAGTTCCGCGGTGACGTCGGTACGGCCATCAGGGCGCTGCTTGCCCATGACGAACGAGCGTTTCGGGTCCGGCTCAGTGTCGTCGGGTTCGGGCCCGTCCTGATCGAGCCGGTACAGGGCGTGTCAAATGGTCTGTGTAAGTCCTGTTAACGGAAGGATCGCAGGACGTGACAACAGGCAAGGACATGGATGGGGTGCTGGTTGAGGCGGTCTCCACGGTGGAGATGGCCGAGGCGCTTCGGGCGTCGGGCGCGGTCGATGATCTGCTGGCGCAGATCGATACCGGCGAGGTGGCGCTGACCGGCGAAGGCGGGCTGCTGCCCGGGCTGATCAAGCTCGCTCTCGAACGCGGCCTGGCCGCCGAGCTGACCGATCATCTGGGGTATGAGAAGGGCGACCCGGCCGGCCGGGTGCTGCCCAACGCCCGCAACGGCAGCTCACCCAAGACTGTGCTCACCGAGGCCGGCCCGGTGCCCCTGGATGTGCCGCGGGACCGCGATGGCTCGTTCACCCCGACGCTGGTGCCCAAAGGCACCCGCCGTATCGGTGGTCTCGATGACATGATCGTTTCACTGTATGCGGGTGGAATGACGTTGCGGGACATACAATTTCATCTTCAATCGACGATCGGGACCGAGGTGTCGCACGAGACGATCTCCAAGATCGTCGACGAGATCTCCGATGAGGTGCTGGCTTGGCAGCGCCGGCCGTTGGAGCCGCTGTATCCGGTGATCTACCTCGACGCGATGATCGTGAAGGTCAAAGACGGCGGCCACACCCGCAACAAGGCCGCGCACATCGCTGTGGGCGTCGACATGGCCGGGGTCAAGCACGTCCTGGGCATCTGGGTCCAGCCCAACGAAGGCGCATCGTTCTGGGCGTCGGTGTGCGCGGACCTGGCCAACCGGGGTGTCAAGGACGTGCTGATCGTGTGCTGCGACGGGCTCACGGGCTTCCCGGAGGCGATCGCCGCGACCTGGTCGCAGGCCGCGGTGCAGACCTGCGTGGTGCATCTGATCCGCAACGCGCTGCGGTTCGTGTCCTATGCCGACCGCAAGGCCGTGGCCGCGGCGCTCAAGCCGATCTACACCGCACCCGATGCCGACGCTGCCCGCGTCGAGTTGGACGCGTTCGCCGCCTCGGAGCTGGGGAAGAAAAATCCCACGGTGACAATGGTTTTCGAACGCGCGTGGGAGCAGTTCATCCCGTTTTTGGCGTTCCCGCCTGAGCTGCGCCGGGTGATCTACACGACCAACTCGATCGAGTCGTTGAACTATCAGCTGCGCAAGATCATCAAGAACCGCGGACAGTTTCCCAACGATGCCTCGGCGGTGAAATTGCTGTGGCTGGCGATCTGCAACATCGAAGACAAACGCGCTGCACAGCGGGCCAAGGAACGCGGCCAGAAACAGGGCCGCACAGCCCCCGGACGCCTCGTGGAAGGACAGGTGGTCACCAACTGGAAGAAGGCACTCGAGCAACTCGCACTGGTCTACCCAGAGCGCATCGAACGTTATCTGTAAGCACCACAACAACTCACATACGGACAATCAGACAGGCGATTTACACAGAAAACTTGACAGGCTCCCGGTACAACAAATCCGCCGCGGCTTTGCGGAGGTCTTCGGGGGTTTTCACCCTCGCGTCGGCCACCAGATCTGTTTCACACTGGGCCAGGGTGACCGGATCAGCCGCCCACAACGGGACCTTGCCGAAAAACCAGGTGATCACCGCGACGTGCTCGCCATTGATCGCACCCTCAGCCAGCGCCGCGGCGACCAACTCCCACACCGGGCCCAACGCCTCCCCGGTGATCGCCGAGCGCGGACCCACGTTGTCGCAGTCCCGCACCCGTCGACGGGCCTCCTCCCGGCTGATCCGCAGCCGCACATGCAACACCTCAGGCCAATCCTTGGCCCCGATCTCCTTCGCCGTCGCCTGGGTTTGGGCGGCCGCCAGGATCTGGTGATCGACGGCTTCGGCGGCGCACTTCAGGGTTTCGCGGCGGGACTGCAGCTCCAACAGGACTTTGATGGGCAACCCGCTGTAGTCCAGGCCGTTGACCGTGGCGATCGCATCCTCAAGCGCCGCGTAGGCGTTGAGGACGGTAGCGGAGTCGATGGCCATACTCGAACATTAGTTCGAATCACCGACAAGTCGCTGTGACGAATGGGCCACTAGTTACCTTCTGCGACCAGTGAAAACAAAGTGACCAAAGTTTTTTCGAGAGAGTCGCCGTCGAGCCAGGTATATGAAGCCATCCAGCGCGGCACCCCATCCAGCCGCCTGGATCAGGCCGAGCTTTCCTCAAAGTGACGCCGGATAGCCGAGAGCATCGCCGCGTGCGCTTTCTCCGCCTGCGCGGCAGTGAAGACCATAAGCGGAAAAGGCGCCTCTATATCCACCGCCTCGGCGACAGTGGTGCCGGCGCCGGCAGGTGCGAAGGTAACCGTGCCACGGAGCCGCACAGCCGGAAATTGACGCGCCTCGGTGTGCACGACACCGTCGGGCGCGATCAGCACCGTGGCCCGGTAGGTCACGCCCAGACTGAACGGACCGAGTGGGATGCGATCCCGCACCCGATAGTCACGACGACGGCCCCGCACATCCTGCCGATCGGCCAGACAGTCCACCGCCACGACGAGTGGATGCACCAGTTTCATGTTCGCCAGATCTGTATAGAAGGTGCGGACATCAGCGGGCGCCCCGGGCACCTCTTCGGTCAGCTCGAACCGGGACCGCGACAGCCACATCGACCCACCGTAACTTGACCGTTTCAGATGGTCAGCCAGTATCCGCCGGATCGGCGGCACGAGCTGCCCGGCCGGGCGTCGAAATCGGCGCCAAAACCGCACAAAGGCCTCGCAGGGCCGTTTCGGAATTAGCTGGTCACGACCTCGCAACGACCGCGACGACCTTGCATTTGCGCAAAAGCTGTGTATGGCAGTATGTTTTGTGCATTCACCTGCGAATACGTGAAATCGCCTCTGCCCCAACAAGACGCGAATAAACGTGGATGTAACGCACACCACAGGATTCGCGAAACGTGATGGCGGACACGGAATTTTGACGCTGTCGAATTTCCGTTGCTAGCGTTCATCGCCATGTTTGCTATTGCGACCGCATCGCTGCTGGCTTTGGTCAACCAGGTTTCGGGTACGCCCTACATCTCCGGCGGAGACACGGCACGCGGCACTGACTGCTCCGGACTGGCCTCCTGGGTGGCCAACGCGGCCACCGGCCGCCCCGTTTACGGCAACCGGTTCAACACCGGCAACGAAGAGGCCGCTCTGCGGGCTCGTGGCTTCCTGCCCGGCACCGCGCCCGGCGCCCTGAACATCGGCTGGAACGGCGGCCACACGGCCGTGACGCTGCCGGACGGCACCCCGGTGTCCAGCGGCGAGGGCGGCGGCGTCCGCATCGGTGGCGGCGGCGCCTTCCAGCGCCAGTTCACCCACCACATGCACCTGCCGCTGGCTCCGGGCGAGGACATCCCCGCCGATCTGCCCCTTGACGGCCCGCTGGACGCGCCGCTGGCTCCTCCCGCAGGTCCGGCCGACCTCCCGGCCCCGGAAATCATCGAGGCGGCCAACTTCGCGCCTGCCCCCGAGGCCCCGGCCCCGGCTCCCGAGGCGCCGGCGCCGGCTCCTGAGGGCCCGGAGATGCCCGTCTAACCGTTCGACGACCCCTCTGTTTCACAGTCAGGGCTGCCACCGCTCAGCGGTGGCAGCCCTGACTGCTATTTGACGTACTCGGCCAGGTGGGACCCGGTCAACGTCTCGCCGTCCGCGACCAGGTCTGCAGGAGAGCCCTCGAAGATCACCCGCCCGCCGTCGTGACCTGCACCGGGACCCAGATCGATGATCCAGTCAGCGTGGGCCATGACAGCCTGGTGATGTTCGATGACGATCACGGACTTGCCGCTGTCGACGATCCGGTCCAACAGCGCCAGCAGCTGCTCGACGTCCGCCAGGTGCAGGCCGGTGGTCGGCTCGTCGAGGATGTAGACGTCGCCCTTCTCCCCCATCTGCGTGGCGAGCTTGAGTCGTTGCCGCTCCCCGCCGGACAGCGTGGTCAACGGCTGCCCGAGCGTCAGGTAGCCCAGCCCGACGTCCACCATCCGAGCGAGGATCTTTTCTGCGGCCGGCACTTTCGCATCGCCGTCGGAGAAGAACTGCGCGGCCTCGGCGACAGGCATGGCCAGTACTTCGGCGATGTTCTGCCCGCCCAGGGTGTATTCGAGTACCGAGGCACCGAACCGGCGGCCTTCACACTCTTCACAGCGGGACTCGACGGTCGCCATTACTCCGAGGTCGGTGTAGATGACACCGGCACCGTTGCACGCCGGGCAGGCGCCTTCCGAATTCGAGCTGAACAG encodes the following:
- a CDS encoding IS256 family transposase, which produces MTTGKDMDGVLVEAVSTVEMAEALRASGAVDDLLAQIDTGEVALTGEGGLLPGLIKLALERGLAAELTDHLGYEKGDPAGRVLPNARNGSSPKTVLTEAGPVPLDVPRDRDGSFTPTLVPKGTRRIGGLDDMIVSLYAGGMTLRDIQFHLQSTIGTEVSHETISKIVDEISDEVLAWQRRPLEPLYPVIYLDAMIVKVKDGGHTRNKAAHIAVGVDMAGVKHVLGIWVQPNEGASFWASVCADLANRGVKDVLIVCCDGLTGFPEAIAATWSQAAVQTCVVHLIRNALRFVSYADRKAVAAALKPIYTAPDADAARVELDAFAASELGKKNPTVTMVFERAWEQFIPFLAFPPELRRVIYTTNSIESLNYQLRKIIKNRGQFPNDASAVKLLWLAICNIEDKRAAQRAKERGQKQGRTAPGRLVEGQVVTNWKKALEQLALVYPERIERYL
- a CDS encoding SRPBCC family protein, translated to MWLSRSRFELTEEVPGAPADVRTFYTDLANMKLVHPLVVAVDCLADRQDVRGRRRDYRVRDRIPLGPFSLGVTYRATVLIAPDGVVHTEARQFPAVRLRGTVTFAPAGAGTTVAEAVDIEAPFPLMVFTAAQAEKAHAAMLSAIRRHFEESSA
- a CDS encoding NlpC/P60 family protein, encoding MFAIATASLLALVNQVSGTPYISGGDTARGTDCSGLASWVANAATGRPVYGNRFNTGNEEAALRARGFLPGTAPGALNIGWNGGHTAVTLPDGTPVSSGEGGGVRIGGGGAFQRQFTHHMHLPLAPGEDIPADLPLDGPLDAPLAPPAGPADLPAPEIIEAANFAPAPEAPAPAPEAPAPAPEGPEMPV
- a CDS encoding DUF222 domain-containing protein; its protein translation is MAIDSATVLNAYAALEDAIATVNGLDYSGLPIKVLLELQSRRETLKCAAEAVDHQILAAAQTQATAKEIGAKDWPEVLHVRLRISREEARRRVRDCDNVGPRSAITGEALGPVWELVAAALAEGAINGEHVAVITWFFGKVPLWAADPVTLAQCETDLVADARVKTPEDLRKAAADLLYREPVKFSV